The window CATGCTGGTGGTAAGTTTGATAACGGTGCTTATAAGGTATCAGGTGGACTACATGGGGTTGGTGTATCTGTAGTTAATGCACTTTCAGAATGGTTAGAAGTTGAGGTAAGAAGAGAAGGTAAAAAGCATAGACAAAGATTTGAAAGAGGTGTACCGAAAACTAAACTAGAGATAGTTGGAGATACATCAGATACAGGAACAATAGTATCATTCAAACCAGATGATACTATCTTTGAAGAAGTAGACTTCAAATATGAAACTTTAGAGCATAGATTAAGAGAATTAGCTTTTCTTAATAAAAAAGTAAAGATAGTTTTTAAAGACGAAAGAACTAATAAAGAAAAAGAGTTCTATTATGAAGGTGGAATAAAATCATTTGTTGAACATTTAAACAAAAATAGAGATCCTATTCATAACAGTATAATATATTTTGAAGGGGAAAAAGATAACTCTGTAGTAGAACTAGCTATGCAATATACAAGCGATTATAGTGAAAATATCTATAGTTTTGCTAACAATATTAATACACATGAAGGTGGTACTCATCTTAGTGGACTTAGAGCTTCTCTAACTAGAGTTGTAAATGAGTATTCAAGAAAAAGTGGAATGCTAAAAGAAAAAGATGAAAACTTATCAGGAGAAGATATAAGAGAAGGTCTTACTGCTGTACTTTCAGTAAAGCTTTCTGATCCCCAATTTGAAGGTCAAACAAAAACTAAACTAGGAAATAGTGAAATGAGAGGTATTGTAGAAAGTGTAGTTGCTGAAGCTATGACTAGATTTTTAGAGGAAAATCCTAAAGAATCAAAACTAATAGTTGAAAAAGCCTTGAGAGCAGCTAGAGCAAGAGAGGCTGCAAGAAAAGCAAGGGAACTTACTAGAAGAAAAAATGTATTAGAAACATTAGCTTTACCCGGGAAATTAGCAGATTGTTCAGAAAGAGATGCTGCTAAATGTGAAGTATTCCTAGTCGAAGGGGACTCTGCTGGTGGTTCTGCTAAGCAGGGAAGAGATAGAAGAACACAAGCAATATTACCTTTGAAGGGTAAAATAATGAATGTTGAAAAAGCTAGAATAGACAAAATATTAGGATATGAAGAAATAAAAGCTATGATTACTGCATTTGGATGTGGTATAGGAGAAGAATTTGATCTAGAAAAATTAAGATATGGAAAAGTAGTTATAATGACAGATGCCGATGTAGATGGAGCACATATCAGAACTCTTTTATTAACATTTTTCTATAGATACATGAAGCCTCTTATAGACCATGGACATATATATATAGCTCAACCTCCTTTATATAAAATAAAGAAAGGTAAAACTGAAAGATATGCATATAGTGATAGACAACTTGAAGAAATACTTAATGAATTAGGTAAAACAGGATATACAATTCAAAGATATAAGGGTCTAGGAGAAATGAATCCAGAACAGCTTTGGGATACTACTATGGATCCTTCTACTAGGATAATGTATCAAGTAAGTATAGAAAATGCAGCAGAAGCTGACGCTATATTTACTACTCTTATGGGAGATAAGGTAAGGCCTAGAAAAGAATTTATAGAAGAGAACGCAATATACGTAAGAAATTTAGATATTTAATGTATTATTATAGAATGTAGTTTAATCATAGTAACTTAGAATATAGTATAGAATTTTAATAAAGGATATAAAAGGGATATCAATTTAACTAGATTGATGTCCCTTTGCTTTTTTATGAACTTAAAACTATAATTACTAAGTATTACATGATATATAGAATTATAGTATATAGATAAAAATATTATTATGATAATTAGTGAAACAAAATAAAAAACGATGTTTCACGTGAAACTTAGATTATTTTGTAGTAATTTGTATAAATATAAAAGGAGAAATTAGTATGGATGATATTATAATAAAAGAACTAGAAGATAAAGAAAATGTTCCTTATGACTTATTATTACTAGCAGATCCTTCTAAAGAAATAGTTAATGAATACTGCAATAGAGGAAGTTGTTATATTGCTTGTATTGATAATGAGATAGTAGGTGTCTATGTATTAATAAAAACAAGACCTTTAACATTAGAGATAGTAAATATTGCAGTAGACGAAAGATATCAAGGAAGAGGCATAGGTAAAAAACTTATATTTGATGCAATAAATAGAGCTAGAAAAGAAGGTATAAAAACTTTAGAAATTGGAACAGGAAATTCAAGCTTATATCAGTTGGCTTTATATCAGAAATGTGGATTTCGTATAAATGGAGTAGATAAAGATTTTTTCAAGAAACATTACAAAGAAAAGATTATAGAAAATGGTATAGAATGTGTTGACATGATAAGACTTAGTATAGATTTATAAAATAGTTAAAGATATTGAAATATTATAATAAATGTGACTAATAGAAATAAAAAGTTTAATAATGAAGAAAAATAAAAGTTAAAAATAATGAAAAATGTAGAAAGAGTCTTTGAAAAGGACTCTTTTTTGATTGTAAAGAAGTAAGAAAAACAATATCAATGGACAATACTATAAATAATATAAAAATAATTATTAGGATATAGAGATTGTACTATTTATATAAAACATATTGACAGTCATCAATGTGAATGATAATCTAAATACATAGATATATTTATATATATCAATATATAAGGGGTGAATACGATGGAAGAGTTAACAAAGAAAATGGAGGAAAAAGTTGAAATATTTAAGGCACTTTCAGATGCAAATAGGCTTGTTATATTAGAGTTATTATCATGTGGAGAAATGTGTGCTTGCGATATAATGGATAACTTAGATCTTAGTCAGCCAACTATATCTCATCACATGAAAATACTTCAACAATCAGGTCTTATTAACAAAGAAAAAAGAGGAAAGTGGATGTTCTATTCTATAAACAAAGATAAAGTAGATTCATTATGTGATTTTATAAAATACTCAACTTCATACAAAGAAGACTGTATATGTAAAAAGATTAAAAAGAATAACTGTTGTGATGAAGAATAAAGTTAAATTTCATTAAAAAAATATATTAAGGAGGTATACATCATGTCAAAAAAAATACAAACAAATCAAAATCAACAAGAGAATGTTTTAGGATTCTTTGGTAAATATCTAACTATATGGGTAGCACTTTGTATTATTGCTGGAGTATTAATAGGACAGTTTATACCAGCAGTACCAGAAACCCTTAGTAAATTTACCTATGCACAAGTTTCAATTCCTGTAGCTGTACTTATATGGCTTATGATTTATCCAATGATGTTAAAGATTGATTTTTCTAGTATAGTAGAAGCTACTAAAAAGCCAAAAGGACTAACAGTGACTTGCGTATCTAATTGGCTTATAAAGCCATTTTCTATGTATTTAATAGCAGCTTTATTTTTAAAAATAGTATTTAAAAATTTAATATCTCCTGATTTAGCATCTCAATATTTAGCAGGAGCGGTTTTACTAGGAGCAGCACCATGTACAGCAATGGTTTTCGTATGGAGTCATTTAACTAAAGGGGATCCTGCTTATACATTAGTTCAAGTTGCAGTAAATGATATTATACTACTAGTTGCATTTACTCCTATAGTTGCGTTTTTGTTAGGAGTTAGTAATGTAGCTGTACCTTATGATACATTGTTTTTATCAGTTATATTATTCATCATAATACCTTTGGCAGGAGGATATTTTTCAAGAAAATATATAATAAAATCCAAGGGATTAGATTACTTTGAAAATGTATTTCTAAAGAAATTTGATAATGTCACAATAATAGGTTTACTTTTAACTTTAATAATTATATTTTCATTCCAAGGAGAAGTTATATTAGGTAATCCATTTCACATAGTACTTATAGCTATACCTCTTATAATACAAACATTCTTTATATTTATCGTGGCTTATGGATGGTCTAAAGCATGGAAATTACCTCATAATATAGCGGCACCTGCTGGACTTATAGGAGCTAGTAATTTCTTTGAATTAGCAGTAGCAGTTGCTATATCACTATTTGGCTTAGAATCTGGAGCAGCTTTAGCAACAGTAGTAGGTGTTTTAGTAGAAGTACCACTTATGTTAGCTCTAGTTAGAATTGCAAATAATACAAGACATTGGTTTGAAAAATAGAGGAGTTTAATATGAAGACAAAAGTAGCTTTTGTATGCATTCATAACTCATGCAGATCGCAAATGGCAGAAGGATGGGCAAAACATTTGGGTAGCGATGTTTTAGAAATTTACTCAGCAGGAACAGAAGAATATCATGAAGTTAAACCTTTGGCAGTGGAAGTGATGAAAGAAGTTGGAATATTTATGGATGATCACTACCCAAAACTTTTAATAGATATACCAGAAGAAGTAGATATTTTAATAACTATGGGTTGTGGAGTTATTTGTCCATTTGTTCCTTGTAAATGCCAGGAAGATTGGGGATTAGAAGATCCATCTGGAGGAACTATTAAAGAATTTAGAAAAACTAGAGATTTAATTGAGAATAAAGTAAAAGATCTTATTTATAGAGTAAGAAATAATTATATTTAGGGAGGAATCAAAATGATAGTAGAACTATTTGAACCACCAATGTGCTGTCCAACAGGAATATGTGGACCAAGTGTTGATCAAAAACTAGTAAAGGTTATGGAAGATATAGAGACACTTAAAAAGAAATATCCAGGTTTAGAGGTAGAAAGATATTCTATATCAATACAACCTCAAAAGTTTAAAGAAAGAGAAGAAATATATAGACTTGTTACTAAGAATGGTAAAAAGATACTTCCAGTAACAGTAGTCAACGGTAAGATTATGAAAGAAAGAGAAAATGCTACTTTAGAAGAGATAGAATTACATTTATCTAATGACTAAAGTTTTAAAATATTAATTATATAAGTTGATAAGTAAAATCTAAGAATTTTAGATATATAAAATAGTAATATAGGATTTTGAAAAGAATTAGAGCTTAAGGAAATCTAATTTATTGAAGATACTAACTAATAGGCAAATTACTCACTTCTATAAATTAGAAGTAGTTCACTAGGAGATGATTTAAATGGATACAAAGTTTATTTTTTTCTCAGGAAAAGGTGGAGTAGGAAAGACATCGATGGCTTGTACAACAGCAGTGTATCATGCTAGTAAAGGTAAAAAAACATTAATAGTTACGACTGATCCCGCTGCAAATTTGTCAGATGTATTTGAACAAGAAATCGGTCATAGAGTAACACAAATAGATAATGTTAAAAATCTTTATGCTATGGAGATTGATCCAGATAAAGCTACAGATGAGTATAAAGAAAGATCTATAGCACCAATGAGGGATTTTTTTGATGACGAAATGATTCAGATAGTAGATGAACAATTAAGTGGTCCTTGTACAGTTGAAATGGCCTCTTTTGATAAGTTTATAGACTTTATGGAAGACGATAGTTACGATATTATAGTATTTGATACAGCTCCAACAGGTCATACTATAAGACTACTAGAGTTACCAGCAGATTGGAGTAAACATATAGAATCTAGTTCACAAGGTAGTGGCCAAACTTGTATGGGACCAGTATCACTTATTCAAGATAATAAGAAAAAATATGATGATGCAGTCGAAAAATTAAGAAATAAAGAAAAAACAGAATTTATCTTTGTAATGCAAGGAGAAGGAACTTCTCTAGAAGAAACTATAAGATCATCTAAAGAACTTGAAGAAATAGGTATAAAAACTTCAAAAATAATAGTAAATGGACTTATACCTAAGGAAGAATCAAGTAATGTATTTTTTAAAGAAAGATATGATATGCAACAAAAATATTTAAAAAAGACTATGGATATATTCAAAGATATAGATATACAACCTATCCAGTTACTTAATAATGAAGTAAAAGGACTAAATATGCTTATAAAACTTAGTGAACAACTTTTTAATGATTGTATAGATATATCAGTTATGAAGAATAAAGAAGCAGAAGATAGTCTTTCAGAAGATATATTGAAAAAAGAAAATATAGAAGAAAAACCATTTGAAGATAGCTTAATTTACCCTAAAAAAGGTAAAAGAAAGAACATATTTTTTTCAGGAAAAGGTGGAGTAGGAAAGACATCAATGGCTTGTATAACAGCAGTAAAGACTGCTAGCAGAGGATATAAGACATTACTTATGACTACTGATCCAGCAGCTCATATAGGAAATGTATTAGAAAAGCCAGTTAATGATGAAATAACTAAAATAGATGAAATCAATAACTTATATGCTGTAAAGATAGATCAAAAGAAAGTTACAGAAGAGTATAAAGAATCTGTTCTTTCAGATGCTAGAGAAAAATTTGATGAAAATACAATTAAAATAATGGCTGAAGAACTAGATTCACCTTGTACTGAAGAAATGGCTTCATTTCAGAAGTTTATAGAATATGCTAGTAGGAATGACTTTGAAGTTATAGTATTTGATACAGCTCCAACAGGTCATACTTTAAGACTTTTAGAATTACCTATGGATTGGAGTAAACAGTTACAATTCAAAGCTGGAGAGTCAACAGAGTTAAGTGAAGAAGATAAAAAACAAAAAGAAAGATTTGACGAAGTAATAGAAATGATGAAAGATAAAGAATCAACAACATTTGCTTTTGTTATGTATCCAGAAAAAACACCTATAATAGAAGCGTATAGAGCTTCTAAAGAATTAGAGACATTAGATATAAATACTCAGCTAGTAATAGCGAATCTAATAATTCCTGAAAATCAAGCACAGACTTCTTTCTTTAAAAATAGAAGGAATATGCAACTAAAATATATAGATGAAATAAAAACTATATTTAGAGATGTAGCTCTGGTAAAGGTACCTATGTTTGATAGAGAGATAAAAGGTATAGATATGATAAATGATATTGCTGATTGTATATTTAAATAAAAAAAGAAAATCCATTAATGGATTTTCTTTTTTATTTTTTATGTGTTTTAAATTAATGTATAGATATTTACTATACCAAATATTGGTTAAATAGGAATATACTATTTCAAAAATTAATCAATAAAGGGTAACCTAAAATTAGGTTGTTTAACAAAAAATAACATTATGTTCTATAATAAGTTCAAAAGGGGAGAGTAATAATGAAACTTAAAAAACTGCTAAGTATATTTCTGGTACTTGTACTAGCAACAAGCTTAGGAGCATGTGGAAAAAGTAAAAATAAAAAAGAAGAGAAGGTTAATGTTTCACAAGAAACAAAGTCAAAAGATGGAGGAACAATGGTTATTGGTTTAGATGCCGATCCTATAACTTTAAATCCACTATATGCAACAGATAGAGTATCATTTACAATAAACAGAGCTTTATATGATCCATTGATTATAATAGACAAAGAAGGAACAAGAAATTACTTAGCAGAAGATATAAAATTGTCTCAAGATGGAATGACTTATACTATAAAGCTAAAGAAAAATTTAAAGTGGCATGATGGACAAGCACTTACAGCAGATGACCTAATATTTACACTAGATACTATATTAAATGAAAATCACAAGAGTAAATTAAGAGATAAGCTTATAATTAATGAGAAACCAGTAGAATACTCTAAAATAGATGAAACTACAATTCAAATAAAACTTCCAGAAATCTCAATTCCTTTTATGAATTCTATAGCACAAATATATCCTATACCTAAACATATATTTGAAGGTGAAACAGATATATCTATAAGTAAAAAAAATGAAACACCTGTAGGTTCAGGTCCTTTTAAATTTAAAGAGTGGAAAAAAGGTGAATCTGTTTTACTAGATAACTTTAAAGATTACTATAATGGTAAGCCACACTTAGATTCTGTAGCATTTAGAATAATACCAGATCCTAATACTGCAAAGGTTGCTTTAGAAAATGGAGAAGTATCAGTACAATACATTGCAACTAAAGAATATGAAAAATATAAAAAAGAAGATAAATTTAATGTCGAGGCTATTAATGAAGGAATGATAGACTATATGATATTCAAGTTTAATAGTGAACCTTTAAATAATAAGGATGTAAGATATGCAATATCTCATGCATTAAATCAAGAAGAAATTGTAAAAGGTTCATATGATTCAATAGAATATGCAGATAAGGCAAACTCTATATTGGCTTCAAACACTTTGTACTATTCAGATAAGGTTAAGCCTGTAGAATACAATTTAGATAAAGCAAAAGAATTAATAAAAAAAGCTGGATATGAAAAAGGACTAAAACTAAAACTTGCCTATATTAATTCATCTAAAAAACAAGAAAATTCAGCTTTAATAATTCAACAAAAATTAAAAGATATAGGAATAGAGTTAGAAGTTATTCCTATGGAGAAAAATTCATATATTGAAAAAATATTAGATAAAAATAATAAAGACTTTGACATATGCTTTAATGGATATGTAATGGGAATAGAGCCAGATTCATATAAGTCTGTATATAAAACAGGGCAACAATTTAACATTTCACAGTATAGTGATAAAGATATAGATAAAAAATGGGATGAAGCTTCAGTGGAGGTAGATAAAGAAAAAAGAGAGAAGTTATATCATGATATACAAACCAAAGTTATAGAAGATGCACCTATATATCCTATAGCTTATCCAAAGCTTTTTGTAGCTTTAGATAAAAAAATAAAAGGATTAGAAGAGGCGAAAATAGTACCAATATATATATTTGAAGATTTTTCAAAACTATATATCTCAAAATAAGTGAATTATAAATATTAATAAAATTCAAAATTACTATCTTAAGAAAAGATTGATAGATTCAGATATGATTCTTCTATTAGTCTTTTCTTTTTATATGGAGCTTTTATAAACAATACTTAATTAATAAGTTATTTAATTTTTAAAACTATACTTTAGGAGTGGACACATGAAAAAGACCATAGTCAAAAGAGTTTTACAATCTATACCTATATTAATAGCTATATCAATAATTTCATTCTTTTTAATTCAACTTTCACCTGGAGATCCTATAAATTCTTTTATAACTCCAGAAATGAGTGAAAGACAGGTAATGACAATAAGAAAAGATTTAGGACTAGATAAACCCATAACGGTTCAATACTTTTACTGGGTTAAGAATTTGTTAAAAGGTAATTTAGGATATTCATATGTAAATAATCAATCAGTACTAGATCAAATACTAGAGAGATTACCTGCTACAATAGGTCTTATGGGGACTTCTTTAGTAATTGCCATAGTAGTATCTATACCACTTGGAATAATTTCAGCTATTCATAAGAATAAGTTTATAGACAAGCTTATAAGTAATATATCGTATATAGGAATATCCATACCTAGTTTTTGGTTTGGAATTATATTGATATATATTTTTTCTTCTAAGTTAAAAATGTTACCTAGTATGGGGATGAGAACTATAGGAGTAGATTCTATTACGGACTTAATAAGACACGGTATAATGCCTACGTTAGTTCTAAGCTTTATGGATATAGCTGTATTTACAAGATACATACGATCTAGTGTAATAGAACAACTAAAAGAAGGATATGTTGTTACTGGGTATTCAAAAGGATTAAGTAGAAAATATGTACTATATTTTCACATATTAAAAAATTCCCTATTACCTATTATTACAATATTAGGAATGTCATTACCTAGATTGGTAACAGGAGCTATTATAACAGAAACTATATTCGGTTGGCCAGGAATAGGAAGACTTGGTGTTTCTGCAGTATTTAGCTTTGATTATCCAGTTATAATGGCCACAACTATGATATCCTCTATATTATTATTAACAGGGAATCTAATTGCAGATATAGCCTATTATTTTGTAGATCCTAGAATAAGGTATTGAGGTGATAATATGGATAGAAGAATATTAGAAAGTATAAAATATCAAATAAATAATAGCTTATTAGCTAAAGTATATATAGGGATAATAATAACTTTTGTAGTATTTTCCCTATTAGCTCCTTTATCTCCATATGATCCAGAAAAGATAGATATACTTAACAAACTATCAAAGCCTAGTATTAAACATATATTTGGAACAGATGACTTAGGTAGAGATTACTTTACTCGGGCCTTATATGGAGGAAGAGTATCTCTTTCAGTTGGAATTATGTCAATGAGTATATCTGTAACTATAGGAATTTTAATTGGAACAATAAGTGGATTTTTTGGAGGAATAGTAGATAACATACTCATGAGACTTGTAGATATACTTATGTCTATACCAAGATTTTTTATTATACTTATATTAAATGCATATTTAAAGCCAGGGATATTAACTATAGTAATAATAATAGGAGCATTTGGATGGATGGAAATAGCTAGAATAGTAAGAGCCGAGACTCTTAGCATAAAGGAGAGAGAATATATAATATGCTCTAAATTATTAGGAGCTGACTTTAAGTGGATTTTGTTTAAACACATCATTCCTAATATAATGTCTACAGTTATAGTAGCTTCTACTATAAATATAGCAAATTCAATACTTACAGAATCTTCATTAAGTTTCTTAGGACTAGGAATACAACAACCTTATTCGTCTTGGGGGAGTATGCTTAAAAATGCTCAACAGTTTATAAGTGATGCTCCATATTTATCTATATTTCCAGGTATATTAATACTATTAACAGTTTTAAGTTTGAATGTTTTAGGAGATATTTTAAAAATATCTCTTAATCCAAAAGAAAATATATAAAAATAAGACATCATATATAAAAATACGTTAAATAATCACAAAATATGTGAATTAATTTAATTTTAAGTAAAAATATATAAAAAAAAAGAAAAAAATTAACCAAAAGTCCCAAAAAAATGTTATAATCATTAATATTCAAGCCTTATTTTTGAAAACAAGGGGGACTATACTAGAATGCTTAAAAAACTTAATATGGGAAAAAA is drawn from Gottschalkia purinilytica and contains these coding sequences:
- a CDS encoding arsenate reductase ArsC, which gives rise to MKTKVAFVCIHNSCRSQMAEGWAKHLGSDVLEIYSAGTEEYHEVKPLAVEVMKEVGIFMDDHYPKLLIDIPEEVDILITMGCGVICPFVPCKCQEDWGLEDPSGGTIKEFRKTRDLIENKVKDLIYRVRNNYI
- the arsD gene encoding arsenite efflux transporter metallochaperone ArsD, translating into MIVELFEPPMCCPTGICGPSVDQKLVKVMEDIETLKKKYPGLEVERYSISIQPQKFKEREEIYRLVTKNGKKILPVTVVNGKIMKERENATLEEIELHLSND
- a CDS encoding GNAT family N-acetyltransferase, translating into MDDIIIKELEDKENVPYDLLLLADPSKEIVNEYCNRGSCYIACIDNEIVGVYVLIKTRPLTLEIVNIAVDERYQGRGIGKKLIFDAINRARKEGIKTLEIGTGNSSLYQLALYQKCGFRINGVDKDFFKKHYKEKIIENGIECVDMIRLSIDL
- a CDS encoding ArsR/SmtB family transcription factor translates to MEELTKKMEEKVEIFKALSDANRLVILELLSCGEMCACDIMDNLDLSQPTISHHMKILQQSGLINKEKRGKWMFYSINKDKVDSLCDFIKYSTSYKEDCICKKIKKNNCCDEE
- the gyrB gene encoding DNA topoisomerase (ATP-hydrolyzing) subunit B, with amino-acid sequence MSENQNNINYGAEQIQVLEGLEPVRKRPGMYIGSTGPRGLHHLVYEVVDNSIDEALAGRCDTIKVNINADGSVTVSDNGIGIPVEIHPKTGKSTVETVLTVLHAGGKFDNGAYKVSGGLHGVGVSVVNALSEWLEVEVRREGKKHRQRFERGVPKTKLEIVGDTSDTGTIVSFKPDDTIFEEVDFKYETLEHRLRELAFLNKKVKIVFKDERTNKEKEFYYEGGIKSFVEHLNKNRDPIHNSIIYFEGEKDNSVVELAMQYTSDYSENIYSFANNINTHEGGTHLSGLRASLTRVVNEYSRKSGMLKEKDENLSGEDIREGLTAVLSVKLSDPQFEGQTKTKLGNSEMRGIVESVVAEAMTRFLEENPKESKLIVEKALRAARAREAARKARELTRRKNVLETLALPGKLADCSERDAAKCEVFLVEGDSAGGSAKQGRDRRTQAILPLKGKIMNVEKARIDKILGYEEIKAMITAFGCGIGEEFDLEKLRYGKVVIMTDADVDGAHIRTLLLTFFYRYMKPLIDHGHIYIAQPPLYKIKKGKTERYAYSDRQLEEILNELGKTGYTIQRYKGLGEMNPEQLWDTTMDPSTRIMYQVSIENAAEADAIFTTLMGDKVRPRKEFIEENAIYVRNLDI
- the arsB gene encoding ACR3 family arsenite efflux transporter; its protein translation is MSKKIQTNQNQQENVLGFFGKYLTIWVALCIIAGVLIGQFIPAVPETLSKFTYAQVSIPVAVLIWLMIYPMMLKIDFSSIVEATKKPKGLTVTCVSNWLIKPFSMYLIAALFLKIVFKNLISPDLASQYLAGAVLLGAAPCTAMVFVWSHLTKGDPAYTLVQVAVNDIILLVAFTPIVAFLLGVSNVAVPYDTLFLSVILFIIIPLAGGYFSRKYIIKSKGLDYFENVFLKKFDNVTIIGLLLTLIIIFSFQGEVILGNPFHIVLIAIPLIIQTFFIFIVAYGWSKAWKLPHNIAAPAGLIGASNFFELAVAVAISLFGLESGAALATVVGVLVEVPLMLALVRIANNTRHWFEK
- a CDS encoding ABC transporter permease, which translates into the protein MKKTIVKRVLQSIPILIAISIISFFLIQLSPGDPINSFITPEMSERQVMTIRKDLGLDKPITVQYFYWVKNLLKGNLGYSYVNNQSVLDQILERLPATIGLMGTSLVIAIVVSIPLGIISAIHKNKFIDKLISNISYIGISIPSFWFGIILIYIFSSKLKMLPSMGMRTIGVDSITDLIRHGIMPTLVLSFMDIAVFTRYIRSSVIEQLKEGYVVTGYSKGLSRKYVLYFHILKNSLLPIITILGMSLPRLVTGAIITETIFGWPGIGRLGVSAVFSFDYPVIMATTMISSILLLTGNLIADIAYYFVDPRIRY
- a CDS encoding ABC transporter permease — translated: MDRRILESIKYQINNSLLAKVYIGIIITFVVFSLLAPLSPYDPEKIDILNKLSKPSIKHIFGTDDLGRDYFTRALYGGRVSLSVGIMSMSISVTIGILIGTISGFFGGIVDNILMRLVDILMSIPRFFIILILNAYLKPGILTIVIIIGAFGWMEIARIVRAETLSIKEREYIICSKLLGADFKWILFKHIIPNIMSTVIVASTINIANSILTESSLSFLGLGIQQPYSSWGSMLKNAQQFISDAPYLSIFPGILILLTVLSLNVLGDILKISLNPKENI
- a CDS encoding TRC40/GET3/ArsA family transport-energizing ATPase; its protein translation is MDTKFIFFSGKGGVGKTSMACTTAVYHASKGKKTLIVTTDPAANLSDVFEQEIGHRVTQIDNVKNLYAMEIDPDKATDEYKERSIAPMRDFFDDEMIQIVDEQLSGPCTVEMASFDKFIDFMEDDSYDIIVFDTAPTGHTIRLLELPADWSKHIESSSQGSGQTCMGPVSLIQDNKKKYDDAVEKLRNKEKTEFIFVMQGEGTSLEETIRSSKELEEIGIKTSKIIVNGLIPKEESSNVFFKERYDMQQKYLKKTMDIFKDIDIQPIQLLNNEVKGLNMLIKLSEQLFNDCIDISVMKNKEAEDSLSEDILKKENIEEKPFEDSLIYPKKGKRKNIFFSGKGGVGKTSMACITAVKTASRGYKTLLMTTDPAAHIGNVLEKPVNDEITKIDEINNLYAVKIDQKKVTEEYKESVLSDAREKFDENTIKIMAEELDSPCTEEMASFQKFIEYASRNDFEVIVFDTAPTGHTLRLLELPMDWSKQLQFKAGESTELSEEDKKQKERFDEVIEMMKDKESTTFAFVMYPEKTPIIEAYRASKELETLDINTQLVIANLIIPENQAQTSFFKNRRNMQLKYIDEIKTIFRDVALVKVPMFDREIKGIDMINDIADCIFK
- a CDS encoding ABC transporter substrate-binding protein, encoding MKLKKLLSIFLVLVLATSLGACGKSKNKKEEKVNVSQETKSKDGGTMVIGLDADPITLNPLYATDRVSFTINRALYDPLIIIDKEGTRNYLAEDIKLSQDGMTYTIKLKKNLKWHDGQALTADDLIFTLDTILNENHKSKLRDKLIINEKPVEYSKIDETTIQIKLPEISIPFMNSIAQIYPIPKHIFEGETDISISKKNETPVGSGPFKFKEWKKGESVLLDNFKDYYNGKPHLDSVAFRIIPDPNTAKVALENGEVSVQYIATKEYEKYKKEDKFNVEAINEGMIDYMIFKFNSEPLNNKDVRYAISHALNQEEIVKGSYDSIEYADKANSILASNTLYYSDKVKPVEYNLDKAKELIKKAGYEKGLKLKLAYINSSKKQENSALIIQQKLKDIGIELEVIPMEKNSYIEKILDKNNKDFDICFNGYVMGIEPDSYKSVYKTGQQFNISQYSDKDIDKKWDEASVEVDKEKREKLYHDIQTKVIEDAPIYPIAYPKLFVALDKKIKGLEEAKIVPIYIFEDFSKLYISK